A DNA window from Brenneria izadpanahii contains the following coding sequences:
- the msrA gene encoding peptide-methionine (S)-S-oxide reductase MsrA, producing MGNVDKTQRIKQSEALPGRITPMPVARLHAVNGHSMTHVPDHMEVALFAMGCFWGVERLFWQQPGVYSTAAGYTGGYTPNPTYREVCSGKTDHAEAVRVVFDPKEIAYSQLLQLFWENHDPAQGMRQGGDIGTQYRSAIYTLTPEQEKEAKESYQRFQQAMKDNGDTRTISTEIVAAGPFYYAEDEHQQYLYKNPEGYCGLGGIGICLPPQH from the coding sequence ATAGGTAACGTCGATAAAACGCAGCGAATTAAACAATCAGAGGCCTTGCCCGGACGCATCACGCCGATGCCGGTCGCCAGACTGCATGCCGTTAATGGTCACTCCATGACCCATGTGCCCGACCATATGGAAGTCGCGCTCTTTGCGATGGGATGTTTTTGGGGGGTAGAGCGTCTTTTTTGGCAGCAACCCGGCGTCTACAGCACTGCCGCGGGCTATACCGGCGGCTATACGCCCAACCCCACCTATCGCGAAGTTTGCAGCGGGAAAACCGACCATGCCGAAGCGGTGCGCGTGGTGTTCGATCCCAAAGAGATCGCTTATAGCCAGCTGTTGCAACTTTTCTGGGAAAACCACGATCCAGCACAAGGAATGCGCCAGGGGGGCGATATCGGCACCCAATACCGCTCCGCGATTTATACGCTTACGCCGGAGCAGGAAAAGGAAGCCAAGGAGAGTTATCAGCGTTTTCAACAGGCGATGAAAGACAACGGCGATACCCGGACCATCAGCACGGAAATCGTTGCCGCCGGCCCTTTCTATTATGCGGAAGACGAGCACCAGCAGTATCTGTATAAAAACCCGGAAGGTTACTGCGGACTAGGCGGTATCGGCATTTGTCTGCCCCCTCAGCATTGA
- a CDS encoding gamma-glutamylcyclotransferase family protein — protein MRIIVYGSLRRKQGNSHWMTNAQWLGDCQLAGYELYNLGHYPAVVPGDGKIYGEVYRISSSILAELDALKRDGHEYRRELIGTPLGNAWIYLYKHSVAGLPRIPSGDWLQREEEEP, from the coding sequence ATGCGAATTATTGTCTACGGCAGTTTACGACGCAAACAGGGAAACAGTCACTGGATGACCAATGCTCAATGGTTGGGGGATTGCCAACTCGCTGGATACGAGTTGTATAACCTCGGCCATTATCCGGCGGTGGTGCCTGGTGATGGGAAGATTTATGGCGAAGTGTATCGTATCAGTTCGTCGATACTGGCGGAGCTGGATGCATTGAAACGAGATGGTCACGAATACCGACGTGAACTGATCGGCACCCCATTGGGGAACGCCTGGATCTATTTATATAAACATTCGGTCGCGGGCTTGCCGCGCATCCCCAGCGGGGATTGGCTGCAGCGTGAAGAAGAAGAGCCATAA
- the tamB gene encoding autotransporter assembly complex protein TamB has protein sequence MGLMKKIGIGFLAFLLLLLIALVLLVGTTPGLHLLLNGAARFVPGLEIAEVNGGWRDLTLKNMRYQMPGVTVKAEVFHLSLAPGCLLRSQLCVNDLSAQNVDVAVDTKSLPASEETPAPSEPLTELSAPFPIALRQLVLNNVHVTVDDTAISLGEFRTGMEWKERMLTLLPTKIGALLVALPKTPVDVLEDGKVTAAEVAAAVKETAADVRASVENGTTQTIEINKTLPGAQTQPGETATAAADKNNAAQKTAPAGDATPAQPEQPLGERLAELFSKPLLPDLPQFTLPLDLNIAEIHGEQLRLTGDQDILISDLRIQASTREQRLSLDKFIVQSPQGGLNVSGNATLSDSWPVSFTANGVLNVDPLKGEKLKLTVGGGLREQLNVALNLSGPQRAQLNLQTELAQAGLPLGLTLQTDRVRWPLTGEAQYQANDLQLQLNGKATDYTLSLRSDVRGTDLPPASLALDGNGNVQQFNLTRLRLSALEGHADLSAVVDWSKAISWRSELVLSGINTAKQWPEWPAKIDGKVTTRGSLYGGNWQLQVPELRLDGNVKQNKLSARGELRGNAAGQWQIPGLNLALGVNQLNVKGELSDKWQLDADINAPSLTGTLPGLAGRAVGTLKLRGNLREPQILADITASGLRWQEMTISRIKVDGDVRSEQQIQGKLAVRLEQLHQEGLDIGLLTLNADGNEKQHQLRLNMEGKPVSGQLALSGSFDRQTQRWRGTLNNTRFDTPVGEWRLTQSMALDYQNLQQKISIGTHCWRNPNAELCVPRTIEAGPSGQASIRLNRFDLAMLKPFLGEDTVLAGSFTGGADVSWQPGQSLPQAKVTLVGNGVNVRQQVQGKTLPVAFETLTLNAGIDRGRAQLGWLIAIRDNGRFSGDVQITDPQGRRNLGGTIAINNISLALLTPVLQQGEKATGMLNANLRLAGNAARPQVFGQVALDQFDLDGSWMPIDLTNGQLAVNFNGMSSTLQGFLKTDNGQLNLSGNADWAQPEAWRASIAAKGDKIRVTVPPMARLDVSPDIVFEATPQLFALNGSVNIPWARIVVNELPESAVGVSSDEVMLDANRQPLREASTSIPINSNLTIRIGDDVRLDAYGLRARLQGDLKMIQDERGLGINGQVNIPSGRFKAYGQDLIVQKGVILFSGPPDQPVLNIEAVRNPDNTADDVTAGVRVTGMASAPKLEVFSDPTMSQQEALSYLLRGEGLDSSGADSSAMTSMLIGLGVAQSGQVVGKIGEAFGVSNLALDTQGAGDSSQVVVSGYVLPGLQVKYGVGIFDSLATLTLRYRLMPKLYLEAVSGLDQALDVLYQFEF, from the coding sequence ATGGGCCTGATGAAAAAAATTGGCATTGGTTTTCTCGCTTTCCTGTTGTTATTGCTTATAGCGCTGGTGTTGCTGGTGGGGACGACGCCGGGTTTGCATCTGTTGCTGAATGGCGCCGCGCGCTTTGTGCCTGGGCTGGAAATCGCCGAGGTCAACGGCGGCTGGCGCGACCTGACCTTGAAGAACATGCGTTATCAAATGCCGGGCGTTACGGTTAAGGCGGAGGTGTTTCATTTGTCGCTGGCGCCGGGCTGTCTGTTGAGAAGCCAGCTATGCGTCAACGATTTGTCGGCGCAGAATGTCGACGTGGCCGTGGATACCAAATCGTTGCCCGCCTCGGAGGAAACCCCGGCGCCCAGCGAACCGCTGACCGAATTATCCGCGCCGTTTCCCATCGCCTTACGTCAGTTGGTGTTGAATAACGTCCATGTCACCGTAGACGATACGGCCATATCACTGGGCGAGTTCCGCACCGGTATGGAGTGGAAAGAGCGGATGCTGACGCTGCTGCCCACCAAAATCGGCGCGCTGTTGGTGGCGTTGCCGAAAACGCCGGTCGATGTGCTTGAGGATGGCAAAGTGACGGCGGCGGAAGTGGCGGCGGCCGTCAAAGAAACCGCCGCCGACGTTCGCGCGTCGGTGGAAAACGGAACGACGCAGACGATTGAAATCAATAAGACGTTGCCCGGCGCGCAAACGCAGCCTGGCGAGACGGCCACGGCCGCCGCCGATAAAAACAACGCGGCGCAGAAAACCGCCCCCGCAGGCGACGCCACCCCCGCTCAACCGGAGCAGCCGCTCGGCGAGCGCTTGGCCGAGCTATTCTCCAAGCCTTTATTGCCCGATTTGCCGCAATTTACCCTGCCGCTGGATCTCAACATCGCGGAAATTCATGGTGAACAACTGCGGCTGACGGGCGATCAGGACATCCTGATCTCCGATCTGCGGATCCAGGCATCAACCCGTGAACAGCGCCTGAGTCTGGATAAGTTTATCGTGCAGTCGCCGCAGGGCGGGCTGAACGTGAGCGGGAATGCAACGCTCAGCGATAGCTGGCCGGTCTCCTTCACCGCCAACGGCGTACTGAACGTCGATCCGCTGAAGGGGGAAAAACTCAAACTCACCGTTGGTGGCGGACTACGTGAACAACTGAATGTCGCGCTCAACCTGTCCGGCCCGCAGCGGGCGCAGCTCAATCTGCAAACCGAACTGGCGCAGGCAGGGTTGCCGCTGGGGCTTACGCTGCAAACCGATCGGGTGCGCTGGCCGTTAACCGGAGAGGCGCAATACCAGGCGAACGACCTGCAATTGCAGTTGAACGGCAAAGCCACGGATTACACCCTCTCGCTACGCAGCGATGTGCGCGGAACCGATTTGCCGCCCGCCTCGCTGGCGCTGGACGGGAACGGTAATGTACAGCAGTTTAATCTGACGCGTCTGCGTCTGTCCGCCCTGGAGGGGCATGCCGATCTGAGCGCCGTGGTGGACTGGAGCAAGGCCATTAGCTGGCGCAGCGAACTGGTTTTGAGCGGCATCAATACGGCGAAACAGTGGCCGGAGTGGCCGGCGAAAATTGACGGCAAGGTGACCACGCGCGGCAGTCTGTATGGCGGCAACTGGCAGCTACAGGTGCCGGAGCTGCGTCTGGATGGCAATGTGAAGCAGAACAAGCTGTCCGCCAGAGGCGAACTGCGGGGAAACGCCGCCGGCCAGTGGCAAATTCCGGGGCTTAATCTGGCGCTGGGCGTCAACCAGCTTAACGTTAAGGGCGAACTGAGCGATAAGTGGCAGTTGGATGCCGATATCAATGCGCCGTCGCTCACCGGCACGCTGCCCGGTCTGGCCGGACGCGCCGTCGGTACGCTGAAACTGCGCGGCAACCTGCGTGAACCGCAGATATTGGCGGATATCACCGCATCCGGTCTGCGCTGGCAGGAGATGACCATCAGCCGCATCAAAGTGGATGGCGACGTACGATCCGAGCAACAGATTCAGGGTAAGCTGGCGGTGCGTCTGGAGCAACTGCATCAGGAAGGTCTGGATATCGGTTTGCTGACGTTGAATGCCGACGGCAATGAAAAACAGCATCAGCTGCGCCTGAATATGGAAGGCAAGCCGGTATCGGGGCAGTTGGCGCTGTCCGGCAGCTTCGACCGCCAGACCCAGCGCTGGCGGGGGACGCTGAACAATACCCGGTTTGATACGCCGGTCGGCGAATGGCGTTTAACGCAGTCGATGGCGCTGGATTATCAGAATCTCCAGCAGAAAATCAGTATCGGTACGCATTGCTGGCGTAACCCTAATGCCGAGCTTTGCGTGCCAAGAACCATTGAAGCCGGGCCGAGCGGTCAAGCGAGTATCAGATTAAACCGTTTCGATTTAGCCATGCTCAAGCCTTTCCTGGGGGAAGATACCGTCTTGGCGGGAAGTTTCACCGGGGGGGCCGATGTAAGCTGGCAGCCTGGGCAGAGTCTGCCGCAGGCGAAAGTGACGTTGGTGGGCAACGGCGTGAATGTTCGTCAGCAGGTGCAGGGCAAAACGCTGCCCGTTGCATTTGAGACGCTGACGCTGAATGCCGGGATCGATCGCGGCCGCGCGCAGCTTGGCTGGCTGATAGCCATTCGTGATAACGGCCGCTTCAGCGGCGATGTGCAGATTACCGATCCGCAGGGGAGACGTAATCTTGGCGGAACCATCGCCATCAATAACATCTCTCTGGCTTTGCTTACCCCGGTGTTGCAACAAGGGGAAAAAGCCACGGGCATGTTGAACGCCAATTTGCGTCTGGCGGGGAATGCGGCGCGCCCGCAGGTATTCGGTCAGGTGGCGTTGGATCAGTTTGACCTGGACGGCAGTTGGATGCCGATTGATTTGACCAATGGCCAGTTGGCGGTGAATTTCAACGGCATGTCTTCAACGTTGCAGGGTTTTCTGAAAACGGACAACGGGCAGTTAAATCTGAGCGGGAATGCCGATTGGGCGCAACCGGAGGCATGGCGGGCCAGTATTGCAGCCAAAGGGGATAAAATTCGGGTAACCGTTCCGCCGATGGCGCGTCTGGACGTCTCGCCGGACATTGTGTTTGAGGCGACGCCGCAGTTGTTCGCGTTGAATGGTTCGGTCAATATTCCCTGGGCGCGTATTGTGGTCAATGAACTGCCGGAGAGCGCGGTGGGCGTTTCGTCCGATGAAGTGATGCTGGATGCGAATCGTCAGCCGCTGCGGGAAGCCTCGACTTCCATCCCCATCAACAGCAATCTGACCATCCGCATCGGCGATGATGTCCGGCTGGATGCCTACGGACTGCGGGCCCGTTTGCAGGGCGACCTAAAAATGATACAGGATGAACGCGGGCTGGGGATCAACGGACAGGTCAATATCCCTTCCGGCCGCTTCAAGGCCTACGGACAGGATCTTATTGTGCAAAAAGGCGTGATTCTGTTTTCTGGTCCGCCGGATCAGCCGGTACTCAATATTGAGGCCGTGCGTAATCCCGATAATACGGCTGATGACGTGACTGCCGGCGTGCGCGTCACCGGCATGGCCAGCGCGCCCAAGCTGGAGGTGTTCTCCGATCCGACCATGTCGCAGCAAGAAGCGCTGTCATATCTGCTCAGAGGCGAGGGGCTCGACAGCAGCGGCGCCGATAGTTCGGCAATGACTTCGATGCTTATTGGTTTAGGGGTTGCACAAAGTGGTCAAGTTGTGGGTAAAATCGGCGAGGCTTTTGGGGTGAGTAATTTAGCTCTGGATACACAGGGCGCTGGCGATAGTTCTCAAGTGGTCGTCAGCGGTTACGTTCTTCCCGGCCTGCAAGTCAAATATGGCGTTGGCATATTTGATTCTTTGGCAACGTTAACGCTGCGTTACCGTTTGATGCCAAAGTTATACTTGGAAGCGGTGTCTGGTCTCGATCAGGCATTAGATGTGCTCTATCAGTTTGAGTTCTAG
- a CDS encoding DUF1107 domain-containing protein — protein sequence MRIFERYNPMKVAKYVKTLFRGRIYIKGIGAFEFDYGKILLPKTQDKQHLLVMSEVNRQVIRLQAEMG from the coding sequence ATGAGGATCTTCGAACGCTACAATCCTATGAAGGTCGCCAAGTATGTAAAAACCCTGTTCCGTGGACGAATTTACATTAAAGGTATTGGCGCTTTTGAATTCGATTACGGCAAAATTTTGTTGCCAAAGACGCAAGACAAACAGCATTTGCTGGTGATGTCTGAAGTGAACCGTCAGGTCATCCGATTACAGGCCGAGATGGGGTGA
- a CDS encoding methyl-accepting chemotaxis protein produces the protein MLKNITIKVNLIVLLSVMVLLLTLVSVIGVSSISQGTKSLTTIDKIQGKEVSALASSYAASLRARTAAALGAQQLRSGELLLAKESIARAQNYAEVSHKEMERFLAYGTVTAHGAKLAADIKNSYEIYVNSGIHPMLDALKRGDVTGYETLLQHVVPSLSAEMDKANNAFRDFALEVGQDMLDQAESFAFSRLITIGCSLALALVVVLIAWLALKNLVLSPLNKAISQLEFIALGDLTHQIEEGGKNEIGRLMQSMKSMQHSLSLAVGRVRDAGGQIDIGTGELSMGNTHLAARTEESAASIEQTAASMEQLNATVKLNAENAEQAYSLAQNVADISDRGSDAVEQMGEKMKLISQSSERVADILTVIDGIAFQTNILALNAAVEAARAGEQGRGFAVVAGEVRNLAQRSAQSAKEIKALMLDSQLRVTEGAQMAKTAGDIMNEVSEAVAHMTTLMREISSASREQSHGIEQVNVAVSQMDEAAQQNASLVEESAAATRSLEEQARQLAESMAVFRLPRQELVGIGRY, from the coding sequence ATGTTGAAAAATATCACCATTAAGGTGAATTTGATTGTGTTGCTGAGCGTGATGGTATTGCTCTTGACATTGGTTAGCGTTATTGGCGTCAGCTCTATTAGTCAGGGAACCAAATCACTGACGACGATTGACAAAATACAGGGAAAAGAGGTTAGCGCGTTGGCGAGCAGCTACGCCGCGTCATTACGCGCGCGGACCGCAGCCGCGCTGGGCGCACAGCAGTTGAGAAGCGGAGAACTGCTGCTGGCCAAGGAATCAATCGCGCGGGCGCAGAACTATGCCGAGGTTTCCCATAAGGAGATGGAGCGGTTTTTGGCATACGGCACCGTTACGGCGCACGGCGCGAAGCTGGCCGCGGATATCAAAAATAGCTACGAAATTTATGTCAACAGCGGCATCCATCCTATGCTCGACGCCCTGAAGCGCGGCGACGTGACCGGTTATGAAACGCTGTTGCAGCATGTCGTTCCTTCTCTCAGCGCCGAAATGGATAAGGCCAACAATGCCTTTCGCGATTTCGCGCTGGAAGTCGGGCAGGATATGCTCGACCAGGCGGAAAGTTTTGCTTTTAGCCGTCTGATCACCATCGGTTGCTCCCTTGCGCTTGCCCTTGTGGTGGTGCTGATCGCCTGGCTGGCATTGAAGAATCTGGTATTGAGTCCTTTGAATAAAGCGATATCTCAGCTGGAATTTATCGCTCTTGGCGATCTAACGCATCAGATTGAAGAGGGCGGCAAAAATGAAATCGGCCGCCTGATGCAGTCGATGAAAAGCATGCAGCATTCGCTCTCTCTGGCCGTGGGACGGGTGCGTGATGCCGGCGGGCAGATTGATATCGGCACCGGCGAGTTGTCGATGGGAAACACGCATTTGGCGGCGCGCACCGAAGAATCCGCCGCGTCGATCGAACAGACGGCGGCCAGCATGGAGCAGTTGAATGCGACCGTGAAGCTGAATGCCGAGAACGCCGAACAGGCTTATAGCCTGGCGCAGAATGTGGCGGATATTTCCGATCGGGGCAGCGACGCGGTGGAGCAGATGGGTGAGAAGATGAAGCTGATCTCCCAAAGCTCGGAACGCGTCGCCGATATTCTGACGGTCATCGACGGTATTGCCTTCCAGACCAATATCCTGGCGCTGAATGCGGCGGTGGAAGCCGCGCGGGCGGGCGAGCAGGGCAGAGGATTCGCGGTGGTGGCCGGCGAGGTGAGAAATCTGGCGCAGCGCAGCGCCCAGTCAGCCAAGGAAATTAAAGCGCTGATGCTGGATTCTCAGCTGCGCGTCACGGAAGGCGCTCAAATGGCGAAGACGGCCGGCGATATCATGAACGAGGTATCCGAGGCCGTAGCGCATATGACGACCCTGATGCGAGAGATATCCAGCGCGTCGCGCGAACAGAGTCACGGTATTGAGCAGGTGAATGTCGCGGTGTCGCAGATGGATGAAGCGGCGCAGCAGAATGCGTCGCTGGTGGAGGAGTCGGCGGCGGCGACGCGTTCGCTGGAAGAACAGGCGCGGCAGTTGGCGGAGAGCATGGCCGTATTCCGACTACCGCGTCAGGAGTTAGTGGGGATCGGCCGGTATTGA
- the tamA gene encoding autotransporter assembly complex protein TamA, giving the protein MPHRRIWGLLCVLLFPSASFAANVRLQVVGLDGALQKNVRARLSTIAADEVNADGRFRSRVDDAIRQGLRALGYYDPQIAFEFRPAVNGGRPVLIATVTPGEPVKIADVNIALRGGAHDDKDYQQLVKDDAPKVGSVLNHGDYDSFKNSLNSLSLRKGYFDARFLQSQLGVIQEERQAFWDIDFDSGERYRFGEIKFQGSQIREDYLRNLVPFHAGDAYSSENLGEFNRRLSATGWFNSVVVSPDFSHSKETKTLPLDAVVTPRTRNRIETGVGYATDVGPRFKTTWNKPWINSYGHSLESSLSVSAPEQSLDLSYKIPLLKNPLEQYYLLQGGFKREDLNDTQSDSTTLNVARYWDLSSGWQRAVNLRWSLDHFTQGSVTDTTMLIYPGVSINRTRQRGGLMPVWGDSQRYSIDVSDTLWGSDIDFVVLQAQNVWIRTLAEKHRFVARGNLGWIETNSFSRVPPSLRFFAGGDRSIRGYKYKSISPRDSEGKLTGASKLATGSLEYQYNVSGKWWGAVFVDSGEAVNDIKQNDFKTGAGVGVRWASPIGPVKFDLATPIGDPEKHGVQFYIALGPEL; this is encoded by the coding sequence ATGCCACATCGCCGTATTTGGGGTTTATTGTGCGTACTACTCTTTCCCTCCGCCAGTTTCGCCGCCAATGTACGTTTGCAAGTCGTTGGATTGGATGGCGCGCTGCAAAAGAATGTGCGGGCGCGTTTATCCACGATCGCCGCCGATGAAGTTAATGCCGATGGCCGTTTCCGGTCGCGCGTAGATGATGCGATTCGTCAGGGGTTGCGCGCCCTGGGATATTATGATCCGCAAATTGCGTTTGAATTTCGTCCCGCGGTCAATGGCGGACGTCCGGTCCTGATCGCCACCGTAACGCCCGGCGAACCGGTAAAAATAGCCGACGTGAACATTGCCCTGCGGGGCGGCGCTCATGACGACAAAGATTATCAGCAGCTGGTGAAGGATGATGCGCCCAAGGTAGGCTCCGTGCTTAATCACGGCGATTACGACAGCTTCAAAAACTCTCTGAATAGTTTGTCGTTGCGTAAGGGGTATTTCGATGCCCGCTTTCTGCAGAGTCAGTTAGGCGTTATACAGGAAGAGCGGCAAGCCTTTTGGGATATCGATTTTGACAGCGGCGAGCGTTACCGTTTCGGCGAAATTAAATTCCAGGGATCGCAAATCCGTGAGGATTACTTGCGCAATCTGGTGCCGTTTCACGCCGGCGATGCCTACAGCAGCGAAAATCTGGGGGAATTCAACCGTCGTTTATCGGCCACGGGCTGGTTTAATTCGGTGGTGGTCTCGCCTGATTTCAGCCACTCGAAGGAAACTAAAACCCTGCCGCTGGATGCGGTCGTCACTCCCCGCACCCGTAACCGTATAGAGACCGGGGTCGGGTATGCGACCGACGTGGGGCCGCGCTTCAAAACCACTTGGAACAAGCCCTGGATCAATTCCTACGGGCATAGTCTGGAGAGCAGCCTCAGCGTATCCGCCCCTGAACAGTCCCTCGATCTAAGTTATAAAATTCCGTTGCTGAAGAACCCGTTGGAGCAGTATTACCTGCTGCAAGGCGGTTTCAAACGTGAAGATCTTAACGATACGCAGTCCGACTCGACCACGCTGAACGTAGCGCGTTACTGGGACTTATCCAGCGGTTGGCAGCGGGCGGTTAATCTGCGTTGGAGTCTCGATCACTTTACGCAGGGCAGCGTGACGGACACCACTATGTTGATCTATCCCGGCGTAAGCATTAACCGTACCCGTCAGCGGGGCGGGCTGATGCCGGTGTGGGGAGACAGCCAACGTTACTCTATTGATGTTTCCGATACCCTATGGGGATCGGATATCGACTTTGTCGTTTTGCAGGCGCAAAACGTCTGGATCAGAACGCTGGCGGAGAAGCACCGTTTTGTCGCGCGCGGCAATCTGGGGTGGATCGAAACCAACAGCTTTTCGCGTGTTCCGCCGTCCCTGCGTTTCTTCGCCGGCGGCGATCGCAGCATTCGCGGCTATAAATACAAATCCATATCGCCGCGTGACAGCGAAGGTAAATTGACCGGGGCGTCTAAGCTGGCCACCGGGTCGCTGGAGTATCAATACAACGTGTCGGGAAAATGGTGGGGGGCGGTGTTCGTGGATTCCGGCGAGGCCGTCAACGATATCAAGCAGAATGATTTTAAAACCGGCGCGGGCGTCGGCGTTCGCTGGGCGTCCCCTATTGGTCCGGTGAAGTTTGACCTGGCGACGCCGATTGGCGACCCGGAGAAACACGGCGTGCAGTTCTATATCGCTTTGGGGCCTGAATTATGA
- the plsY gene encoding glycerol-3-phosphate 1-O-acyltransferase PlsY, producing MSATALGMILIAYLCGSISSAILVCRIAGLPDPREHGSGNPGATNVLRIGGKSVAATVLVFDILKGMLPVWAAYALGVPPLYLGLTAIAACLGHIYPVFFHFRGGKGVATAFGAIAPIGWDLTGLMTGTWLLTVLLSGYSSLGAIISALIAPFYVWWFKPQFTFPVAMLSCLILVRHHDNIQRLWRGQESKIWNKLRKKKKPAE from the coding sequence ATGAGTGCTACCGCGCTTGGTATGATATTAATCGCGTATCTGTGTGGCTCCATTTCCAGCGCGATTCTGGTCTGCCGGATCGCCGGACTGCCGGACCCTCGCGAGCATGGCTCAGGAAATCCCGGCGCCACCAACGTATTACGTATCGGCGGCAAATCCGTCGCCGCCACCGTACTGGTCTTCGACATATTGAAAGGAATGCTGCCCGTGTGGGCGGCGTATGCGTTGGGCGTTCCTCCGCTCTACCTGGGTTTGACCGCCATCGCCGCCTGTCTCGGCCACATCTATCCGGTATTTTTTCATTTCCGGGGCGGCAAAGGCGTCGCCACGGCATTCGGCGCCATTGCGCCAATCGGCTGGGATCTTACCGGTCTGATGACGGGAACCTGGCTGCTTACCGTGCTGCTGAGCGGCTACTCGTCGCTGGGGGCGATTATCAGCGCGCTGATTGCGCCGTTTTATGTTTGGTGGTTTAAGCCGCAGTTTACTTTTCCCGTCGCCATGCTTTCCTGCCTGATACTGGTGCGTCATCACGACAACATTCAGCGTTTATGGCGCGGTCAGGAAAGCAAAATCTGGAACAAACTACGGAAGAAGAAAAAACCAGCCGAGTAA
- the ppa gene encoding inorganic diphosphatase: protein MSLNNVPAGKDLPEDIYVIIEIPANADPIKYEIDKDSGELFVDRFMSTAMFYPCNYGYINHTLSLDGDPVDVLVPTPYPLQPGAVIRCRPVGVLKMTDEAGEDAKLVAVPHSKLTKEYDHIKDVNDLPELLRAQIGHFFEHYKDLEKGKWVKVEGWDNAEAAKAEIVASFERAKKK, encoded by the coding sequence ATGAGTTTGAACAATGTCCCGGCAGGTAAAGATCTTCCGGAAGATATCTATGTAATTATTGAAATCCCCGCTAACGCCGATCCGATCAAATATGAAATTGATAAGGACTCCGGCGAGCTGTTCGTCGACCGCTTCATGTCTACCGCCATGTTCTACCCATGCAACTATGGCTACATCAACCATACGCTGTCGCTGGACGGCGATCCGGTTGACGTGCTGGTGCCGACGCCTTATCCGCTGCAGCCCGGCGCGGTTATTCGCTGCCGCCCGGTCGGCGTACTGAAAATGACCGACGAAGCGGGCGAAGACGCCAAATTGGTCGCCGTGCCGCATAGCAAGCTGACAAAAGAGTACGATCACATCAAAGACGTCAACGATTTGCCGGAATTACTGCGTGCGCAGATCGGCCATTTCTTTGAACATTACAAAGATCTGGAAAAAGGCAAGTGGGTAAAAGTAGAAGGTTGGGATAACGCCGAAGCCGCTAAAGCGGAGATCGTCGCCTCTTTCGAACGCGCCAAGAAGAAATAA
- the folB gene encoding bifunctional dihydroneopterin aldolase/7,8-dihydroneopterin epimerase yields MDIVFIEELTVITTIGVYDWEQTIQQKLVFDIEMGWDNRQAAGSDDVNDCLSYADVSEAVIALVAGQRFALVERVAEEVATMLMQRFSIPWLRIKVCKPGAVAQARQVGVIIERGTR; encoded by the coding sequence ATGGATATCGTATTTATTGAGGAACTTACCGTAATCACCACTATTGGCGTTTACGACTGGGAACAGACCATCCAGCAGAAGCTGGTGTTCGATATCGAAATGGGCTGGGATAATCGTCAGGCGGCGGGAAGCGACGACGTTAACGACTGCCTGAGCTATGCCGATGTCAGCGAGGCCGTGATTGCGCTGGTGGCGGGACAGCGCTTCGCGCTGGTTGAACGGGTGGCGGAAGAGGTGGCGACAATGCTTATGCAGCGTTTCTCCATCCCCTGGCTGCGCATTAAGGTTTGCAAGCCGGGCGCGGTGGCGCAGGCGCGGCAGGTCGGCGTAATTATTGAGCGCGGGACGCGATAA